A genomic segment from Polyangium mundeleinium encodes:
- a CDS encoding sensor histidine kinase: MRPGIRLQLLVALGTLLVLAFLPLFFAVVSLHRASMAGVIPTAPLVRLLALYMGIFALALLVFMYLAMTRLVVDPIERLSRAAGRVAEGARRLELPRAGAREFTELADSVARMTERLRADEESLRVKIDEATRYAKELERAQERLVRSERLASVGRLAAGLAHEIGNPIAALLGFEELLLAGDLDEGDQRDFLQRMKRETERIHSILRDLLDFARPATSVRGGRAPEIGGSLAQALDAALALVKPQKALRDVAITLDVDKHLPLVALSEERLVQVLLNLLLNAADAVPKPGGRIDLVARRAPEGVRVEVHDNGPGVAPAIRDHLFEPFTTTKEVGKGTGLGLAVCRGLLESVGGSIGVEHGEEGAGGRFSFTVPLAAKDLS; this comes from the coding sequence GTGCGCCCCGGCATCCGCCTTCAGCTCCTCGTCGCGCTCGGCACGCTGCTCGTCCTCGCCTTCCTGCCGCTCTTCTTCGCCGTCGTCAGCTTGCACCGCGCCAGCATGGCCGGCGTCATCCCCACGGCGCCTCTCGTCCGGCTCCTTGCGCTCTACATGGGCATCTTCGCCCTCGCGCTCCTCGTCTTCATGTACCTCGCGATGACGCGGCTCGTGGTCGATCCGATCGAGCGCCTCTCACGCGCTGCAGGCCGCGTGGCGGAGGGCGCGCGGCGGCTCGAGTTGCCTCGCGCGGGCGCGCGGGAGTTCACCGAGCTTGCCGACAGCGTGGCGCGCATGACCGAGCGCCTGCGCGCCGACGAGGAGAGCCTGCGCGTGAAGATCGACGAGGCCACGCGGTATGCGAAGGAGCTCGAACGCGCGCAGGAGCGGCTCGTGCGTTCGGAGCGCCTCGCCTCCGTGGGACGACTCGCGGCCGGGCTCGCGCACGAGATCGGAAACCCCATCGCCGCGCTGCTCGGCTTCGAAGAGCTGCTCCTCGCCGGCGACCTCGACGAGGGCGATCAGCGCGACTTCCTGCAACGCATGAAGCGCGAGACCGAGCGCATCCACAGCATCCTGCGCGATCTGCTCGACTTCGCGCGTCCCGCGACGAGCGTGCGCGGCGGTCGAGCCCCCGAGATCGGCGGATCACTCGCGCAAGCGCTCGACGCCGCGCTCGCCCTCGTCAAACCGCAGAAGGCGCTCCGCGACGTGGCCATCACGCTCGACGTCGACAAGCATCTCCCGCTCGTCGCGCTCTCCGAGGAGCGCCTCGTGCAGGTCCTCTTGAACCTGCTCCTCAATGCGGCCGATGCCGTTCCGAAGCCCGGAGGACGTATCGATCTCGTCGCCCGCCGCGCGCCCGAGGGCGTGCGCGTCGAGGTCCACGACAACGGCCCCGGCGTCGCGCCGGCCATCCGCGATCACCTCTTCGAACCCTTCACCACGACGAAGGAGGTCGGCAAAGGGACGGGCCTCGGGCTCGCGGTTTGCCGGGGCTTGCTCGAATCCGTGGGCGGATCGATCGGCGTCGAGCACGGCGAGGAGGGCGCGGGCGGGCGCTTCTCCTTCACGGTCCCGCTCGCCGCGAAGGACCTCAGTTGA
- a CDS encoding tryptophan 2,3-dioxygenase family protein, translating to MRNYWDYIKVEELLSLQGGFDNDESKLSNDEVVFIVVHQVYELWFKLILRELETARDLFCQNPVPDMKLANAATSLRRVVALFEQAVPHFRVMETLTTRDYLDFRDRLIPASGFQSAQMREIEILLGLDDNLRIPLGREGSYMAALRSSDGSASPALARVEQRRESGPSFKAVLYEWLARTPIDGPATQESAERFARAFIAGHEKEIENRIRLAKQNALTPDDIARLEQRYRAEIKFAERFLQAEDEEGLDDEARAFRRRLRAAIVFLESYRELPRLAWPREVIDLVIAVEQQMIIWRQRHARMVERVIGRRTGTGGSAGVDYLDQTALRYRIFNDLWAVRTILLRKPSVPLLSHEDEYRFRVED from the coding sequence ATGCGCAACTACTGGGACTACATCAAGGTCGAAGAGCTCCTTTCGCTACAGGGAGGCTTCGACAACGACGAGAGCAAGCTCTCGAACGACGAGGTCGTCTTCATCGTCGTCCACCAGGTCTACGAGCTCTGGTTCAAGCTCATCCTGCGCGAGCTCGAGACGGCCCGCGATCTCTTCTGCCAGAACCCCGTGCCCGACATGAAGCTCGCGAACGCGGCGACCTCGCTCCGCCGCGTGGTCGCGCTCTTCGAGCAGGCCGTGCCGCACTTCCGCGTGATGGAGACGCTCACCACGCGCGACTACCTCGACTTCCGGGATCGCCTGATCCCGGCGAGCGGCTTCCAGTCGGCGCAGATGCGCGAGATCGAGATCCTGCTCGGGCTCGATGACAACCTGCGCATCCCGCTCGGCCGCGAGGGCAGCTACATGGCGGCGCTCCGCTCCTCGGACGGCTCTGCTTCGCCGGCGCTCGCCCGCGTCGAGCAGCGCAGGGAGAGCGGACCGAGCTTCAAGGCCGTGCTCTACGAGTGGCTCGCGCGCACGCCGATCGACGGCCCTGCGACGCAGGAGTCGGCCGAGCGTTTCGCGCGGGCGTTCATCGCGGGGCACGAGAAGGAGATCGAGAACCGCATCCGGCTCGCCAAGCAGAACGCGCTCACGCCCGACGACATCGCGCGGCTCGAGCAGCGGTACCGGGCCGAGATCAAGTTCGCCGAGCGGTTCCTCCAGGCCGAGGACGAGGAGGGGCTCGACGACGAGGCGCGCGCCTTCCGCCGCCGCCTGCGCGCGGCGATCGTGTTCCTGGAGAGCTACCGCGAGCTGCCGCGGCTCGCGTGGCCGCGCGAGGTCATCGACCTCGTGATCGCGGTCGAGCAGCAGATGATCATCTGGCGCCAGCGCCACGCGCGTATGGTCGAGCGTGTGATCGGCCGCCGCACGGGCACGGGCGGCTCCGCGGGCGTCGATTACCTCGATCAGACGGCGCTTCGATATCGCATTTTCAACGACCTCTGGGCCGTGCGGACCATCTTGCTCCGCAAGCCGAGCGTCCCCTTGCTCTCGCACGAGGACGAGTACCGATTCCGGGTCGAGGATTGA
- a CDS encoding MBOAT family O-acyltransferase — translation MNFISIEYAVFFAVAFVGWWGLSALRPSFATDGGRLLASWPRIIFLLVMSYGFYAAWDWRYLPLIFGSSTVDFFLARIIANEPSASRRKALLTITVVLNLGFLGFFKYWNFGVENVELLRAWFTGTTPQTRDAMRVLLPPVGISFFTFESMSYVIDVYRGDLPAHRSYLRYLLFVSFFPHLVAGPIVRPRDLLPQLEAVPSLPSHVGAEALFLIAVGLLKKVVFADQLAIHLVDRVFERPENYSAVEVLAGVYGYAVQIYCDFSGYSDIAIGSALLLGVRFPPNFDAPYTSSNLAEFWRRWHISLSSWLRDYLYIPLGGNRGSNLATYRNLMLTMLLGGLWHGASWTFVFWGFLHGLGLAVTRAVERAGGKSAGKPKRLLPKPLGVILTFHYVCLAWIFFRAPTFDIGTRVLKQISTATTFHPNLPPIVAALLALGIAVHHTPRVIYDRLRAAFAALPAPAQGAMLFLVAVVLHEAASVKAVPFVYFQF, via the coding sequence GTGAACTTCATCAGCATCGAGTACGCGGTTTTCTTCGCTGTTGCGTTCGTCGGTTGGTGGGGCCTTTCGGCCCTCCGCCCCTCGTTTGCGACGGACGGCGGGCGCCTCCTCGCCTCGTGGCCGCGCATCATCTTCCTCCTTGTGATGAGTTACGGCTTCTACGCCGCCTGGGACTGGCGGTATCTGCCGCTCATCTTCGGCTCGTCGACCGTCGACTTCTTCCTCGCCCGCATCATCGCGAACGAGCCGAGCGCCTCGCGCCGCAAGGCGCTCCTGACGATCACCGTCGTCCTCAACCTCGGCTTCCTCGGCTTCTTCAAGTACTGGAACTTCGGCGTCGAGAACGTCGAGCTCCTCCGCGCGTGGTTCACGGGCACGACGCCGCAGACGCGCGACGCGATGCGCGTCCTGCTCCCGCCCGTCGGCATCTCGTTCTTCACGTTCGAGTCGATGAGCTATGTCATCGACGTCTACCGCGGCGATCTCCCGGCCCACCGCAGCTACCTCCGGTACCTGCTCTTCGTCTCGTTTTTCCCGCACCTCGTCGCCGGTCCGATCGTTCGCCCGCGGGATCTTTTGCCGCAGCTCGAAGCCGTCCCCTCCCTGCCGAGCCACGTCGGCGCCGAGGCCCTGTTCCTCATCGCGGTCGGGCTCCTGAAGAAGGTCGTCTTCGCCGATCAGCTCGCAATCCACCTCGTCGATCGTGTCTTCGAGCGCCCGGAGAACTACTCCGCGGTCGAGGTGCTCGCGGGCGTCTACGGCTACGCCGTCCAGATCTACTGCGACTTCTCGGGCTACAGCGACATCGCCATCGGCTCGGCCCTCCTGCTCGGCGTGCGCTTCCCGCCGAACTTCGACGCGCCCTACACCTCGTCGAACCTTGCCGAGTTCTGGCGCCGCTGGCACATCTCGCTGTCGAGCTGGCTGCGCGACTACCTCTACATCCCGCTCGGCGGCAACCGCGGTTCGAACCTCGCCACGTACCGCAACCTCATGCTCACGATGCTGCTCGGCGGCCTCTGGCACGGCGCGTCGTGGACGTTCGTCTTCTGGGGTTTCTTGCACGGGCTCGGTCTCGCCGTGACGCGCGCCGTCGAGCGTGCCGGCGGCAAGAGCGCGGGCAAGCCGAAGCGCCTCCTGCCGAAGCCTCTCGGCGTGATCCTTACGTTCCACTACGTCTGCCTCGCGTGGATCTTCTTCCGCGCCCCGACCTTCGACATCGGCACGCGTGTCCTCAAGCAGATCTCGACCGCGACGACCTTCCATCCGAACCTGCCGCCCATCGTCGCAGCCCTGCTCGCGCTCGGGATCGCCGTGCATCACACGCCGCGCGTGATCTACGATCGGCTGCGCGCCGCGTTTGCGGCCCTGCCGGCCCCCGCGCAGGGTGCCATGCTCTTCCTCGTCGCCGTCGTGCTGCACGAGGCGGCGAGCGTGAAGGCCGTTCCGTTCGTGTACTTCCAGTTCTGA
- a CDS encoding SirB1 family protein: MVPSRPSLTLFAHLVSRPESEIDLVQASLVFAESEYPSLDVARYVATLEALGRAAARRIAQAAPHGTTEERVRVVLEWLYGSQGFRGNAEEYYDPRNSYLNEVLDRKKGIPITLAVVLLDVATRAGIDAKGISFPGHFLVGAGERQKEASRPGFGAEGTVRRPGAPSVNLVIDPFHGRILAGQELEALHARVTGAGPRVDPRLLEPCSKRQILARMLSNLRSIHASRNDDERLRNVLEHLVAIAPSPELSRELDRLGGSRAILARPTPNRSFN; this comes from the coding sequence ATGGTGCCTTCTCGCCCGAGCCTGACCCTCTTCGCCCACCTCGTCTCGCGCCCCGAGTCGGAGATCGATCTCGTGCAAGCCTCGCTCGTCTTCGCGGAGAGCGAGTACCCGTCGCTCGACGTCGCGCGGTACGTGGCGACGCTCGAAGCGCTCGGCCGCGCGGCGGCTCGGCGCATCGCCCAGGCCGCGCCGCACGGGACGACGGAGGAGCGCGTGCGCGTGGTGCTCGAATGGCTCTACGGCTCGCAAGGCTTCCGCGGCAACGCCGAGGAGTACTACGACCCGCGCAACAGCTACCTGAACGAGGTGCTCGATCGGAAGAAGGGCATCCCGATCACGCTCGCCGTCGTGCTGCTCGACGTGGCGACACGCGCGGGGATCGACGCGAAGGGGATCTCGTTCCCGGGGCATTTTCTGGTCGGCGCGGGGGAGCGGCAGAAGGAAGCATCGCGACCGGGGTTCGGAGCGGAGGGCACCGTCAGGCGACCCGGAGCCCCGAGCGTCAACCTTGTGATCGATCCGTTCCACGGGCGGATCCTCGCCGGGCAGGAGCTCGAAGCCCTGCACGCGCGCGTGACGGGCGCGGGGCCGCGGGTCGATCCACGCCTGCTCGAACCTTGCAGCAAGCGCCAGATCCTCGCCCGCATGCTCTCGAACCTCCGCAGCATCCACGCGTCGCGCAACGACGACGAACGGCTGCGCAACGTGCTCGAACACCTCGTCGCGATTGCGCCGTCGCCGGAGCTCTCCCGCGAGCTCGATCGGCTCGGCGGCAGCCGCGCGATCCTCGCCCGGCCCACCCCGAACCGCTCGTTCAACTGA
- a CDS encoding DCC1-like thiol-disulfide oxidoreductase family protein: protein MGKRILSSFLTIDARSLGLFRITMALVLCGDLFRRWPWVRAFYSNEGVLSNHNHIFNLRDKGQVWSFLHAFSSVGENHVAFALILLVYLGFLLGWKTRVFHALSLLGLVSLGSRNILLENQGNYAAVALLFFTLFLPLGSRFSVDALVRSYADRDEKTDADLNDRTRPTEADLAATRGPGWSPLSFAALAVTLQIVIILIASAAWHFAGPWRDGSGLYYALQVERWVSDLGVRFQHAPVGVLKGLSFLLLATECAVPLLVLVPVARRPLRGIAVGLLVVYSLALGALFSLGLYAWTLLAAAALLLPAESWDAFERRFSPERARSVVYDEDCGVCLWLARLARRLDAHHHLTFQGNGDLSGLLRGKADGSVEKADLPAGITEELVQNTIVVVDAKGTVFTRSRGIAEIVRALPFGQPLAFVMRLPGLSNLLDVFYDAFAKRRANISVLVGMDACGLPAPKDESDSEAAEALDVPSAVRAKRLLTGGLRDAFALVLFVAALAQAAKENPLPFSIPQGKVLAAAVAWPRMLERWDVLVVNVDEDGVFVIDGQNRKGASIDPLTGAPPAIDPAAFNTRKLGQLWNDYLNRVRQREYEPYQKALRDYLGKGGPALEGRSPDEQLSGYDAYWVKYAIAKPGESPARVEKGREKLFTHSRGGRLAIDRLPIIKPDVRRQE, encoded by the coding sequence GTGGGCAAACGAATTCTGTCGAGCTTCCTTACCATCGACGCTCGCTCCCTTGGGCTCTTCCGCATCACGATGGCCCTCGTCCTCTGCGGCGACCTCTTCCGCCGCTGGCCCTGGGTGCGCGCGTTTTATTCGAACGAGGGCGTCCTCTCGAACCACAACCACATCTTCAACCTGCGCGACAAAGGCCAGGTCTGGAGCTTCCTCCACGCCTTTTCGAGCGTCGGCGAGAATCACGTCGCGTTCGCCCTGATCCTCCTCGTCTATCTCGGCTTTCTCCTCGGCTGGAAGACGCGCGTCTTCCACGCGCTCTCCCTCCTTGGCCTCGTCAGCCTCGGCTCGCGGAACATCCTGCTCGAAAACCAGGGCAACTACGCGGCCGTCGCGCTCCTCTTCTTCACGCTCTTCTTGCCGCTCGGCAGCCGCTTCTCCGTCGACGCCCTCGTCCGCTCGTATGCGGATCGCGACGAGAAGACCGACGCTGATCTGAACGATCGCACGCGGCCCACGGAGGCCGATCTCGCGGCCACGCGCGGCCCCGGCTGGTCGCCCCTCTCGTTCGCGGCGCTCGCCGTCACGCTGCAAATCGTGATCATCCTGATCGCGTCCGCGGCCTGGCATTTCGCGGGGCCGTGGCGGGACGGCAGCGGGCTTTATTATGCGCTCCAGGTCGAGCGCTGGGTGAGCGACCTCGGCGTGCGGTTTCAGCATGCGCCGGTGGGCGTGTTGAAGGGCCTCTCGTTCCTGCTCCTCGCCACGGAATGCGCCGTGCCGCTCCTCGTGCTCGTCCCCGTGGCGCGCCGGCCCTTGCGTGGGATCGCGGTCGGGCTCCTCGTCGTGTATTCGCTCGCGCTCGGCGCCCTGTTCTCGCTCGGCCTTTATGCCTGGACGCTCCTCGCCGCCGCGGCGCTGCTCCTGCCCGCGGAGAGCTGGGACGCCTTCGAGCGCCGCTTCTCCCCCGAGCGCGCGCGCAGCGTCGTGTACGACGAGGATTGCGGCGTTTGCTTGTGGCTCGCGCGCCTCGCCAGACGCCTCGATGCACACCACCACCTCACGTTCCAGGGCAATGGCGACCTCTCGGGCCTGCTCCGCGGCAAGGCCGACGGATCGGTCGAGAAGGCCGATCTGCCGGCGGGCATCACCGAAGAGCTCGTGCAGAACACCATCGTCGTCGTGGACGCGAAGGGCACGGTCTTCACGCGGAGCCGCGGCATCGCGGAGATCGTGCGGGCCTTGCCGTTCGGGCAGCCGCTCGCCTTCGTCATGCGCCTGCCGGGCCTCTCGAACCTGCTCGACGTCTTCTACGACGCCTTCGCCAAGCGACGCGCGAACATCAGCGTGCTCGTCGGCATGGACGCGTGTGGCCTCCCCGCGCCGAAAGACGAATCCGATTCCGAGGCCGCCGAGGCCCTCGACGTCCCGTCCGCCGTGCGCGCGAAGCGTCTCTTGACGGGCGGCCTCCGCGACGCGTTTGCGCTCGTGCTTTTCGTCGCGGCGCTCGCCCAGGCGGCCAAGGAAAACCCGCTCCCGTTCTCGATTCCCCAAGGCAAGGTGCTCGCGGCGGCCGTCGCTTGGCCGCGCATGCTGGAGCGCTGGGACGTGCTCGTCGTGAACGTGGACGAGGACGGCGTCTTCGTGATCGACGGCCAGAACCGCAAGGGCGCGAGCATCGACCCGCTCACGGGCGCGCCGCCTGCGATCGACCCTGCGGCGTTCAACACGCGCAAGCTCGGCCAGCTCTGGAACGATTACTTGAACCGCGTCCGCCAGCGCGAGTACGAGCCGTACCAGAAGGCCCTGCGTGATTACCTCGGCAAGGGCGGCCCCGCGCTCGAAGGCCGCAGCCCGGACGAGCAGCTCTCGGGCTACGACGCGTACTGGGTGAAGTATGCGATCGCGAAGCCCGGCGAGAGCCCGGCGCGGGTCGAGAAGGGTCGCGAAAAACTCTTCACGCATTCGCGCGGCGGACGCCTGGCGATCGACAGGCTCCCGATCATCAAGCCCGACGTCCGCCGGCAGGAGTAG
- a CDS encoding polysaccharide deacetylase family protein, with protein MPPARILFYAATFGALALVARSLLIGPVPTWITLATLAAYTAIVLSGVFILRLRMFVDAVCRGPDDARGVALTFDDGPNPTHTPKVLDLLDQAKVKATFFVIGEKAEAHPELVRDIVARGHTLASHGYAHPRTFAMLPTSAVRADVERSLVVLEKITGHRPTLFRPPIGHTNPRIAKVVDELDLTVVGWSVRAIDGLASADATQVTARVMRGLEDGAIVLLHDAAERDDHVPASLAALPKILEGMRARNLAGVAVTDFVEGSREEGAA; from the coding sequence GTGCCGCCCGCGCGGATCCTGTTCTACGCGGCGACGTTCGGGGCCCTCGCGCTCGTCGCGCGTTCGCTCTTGATCGGGCCCGTGCCCACGTGGATCACGCTCGCCACGCTCGCCGCGTACACGGCGATCGTCCTCTCCGGCGTGTTCATCCTGCGCCTCCGCATGTTCGTCGACGCCGTTTGCCGCGGGCCCGACGACGCGCGCGGCGTGGCCCTGACCTTCGACGACGGGCCGAACCCCACGCACACACCGAAGGTGCTCGACCTGCTCGACCAGGCGAAGGTCAAGGCGACGTTTTTCGTGATCGGCGAGAAGGCCGAGGCGCACCCGGAGCTCGTGCGCGACATCGTGGCGCGAGGGCACACGCTCGCCTCGCACGGCTACGCGCACCCGCGGACGTTCGCCATGTTGCCCACGTCCGCCGTGCGTGCGGACGTCGAGCGATCCCTCGTGGTGCTGGAAAAGATCACGGGCCACCGGCCGACCCTGTTCCGGCCGCCGATCGGGCACACGAACCCGCGCATCGCGAAGGTCGTGGACGAGCTCGATCTGACCGTGGTCGGCTGGTCGGTTCGGGCGATCGACGGGCTCGCCTCCGCGGACGCGACGCAGGTGACGGCGCGCGTCATGCGCGGCCTCGAAGACGGGGCGATCGTGCTCCTGCACGACGCGGCCGAGCGCGATGATCACGTGCCGGCGAGCCTCGCCGCGTTGCCGAAGATCCTCGAAGGCATGCGGGCGAGGAACCTCGCGGGCGTGGCGGTCACGGATTTCGTGGAAGGAAGCCGCGAGGAAGGTGCGGCCTAG